The Flammeovirgaceae bacterium genome contains a region encoding:
- the floA gene encoding flotillin-like protein FloA (flotillin-like protein involved in membrane lipid rafts), translating into MELEGVALLFVVFAGIILFFIFLYFVPINLWITALFSGVRVGLFELVFMRIRKVPPRVIVESLITATKAGLKLTSTELETHYLAGGNVPNVIRALISAEKANIHLDFKQATAIDLAGRDVFEAVQISVNPKVITTPKVAAVAADGIQLIAIARVTVRAAIQQLVGGAGEDTILARVGEGIVTAIGSAKSHKEVLENPDKISKVVLSRGLDAGTAFQILSIDIADVDVGANIGAKLQIDQASADLKVAEAKAEERRAMAVALEQEMKAKAQEARANVIQAEAEIPKAIAEAFIKGNLGVMDYYRMQNVQADTGMRQSISDSGKGSSNAPKKD; encoded by the coding sequence ATGGAATTAGAAGGTGTAGCACTCTTGTTTGTTGTTTTTGCAGGGATAATCCTGTTTTTTATTTTCCTCTACTTTGTTCCCATTAACCTTTGGATTACCGCCCTGTTCAGCGGGGTGCGCGTGGGGTTGTTCGAACTGGTCTTTATGCGCATTCGTAAGGTGCCACCGCGGGTCATTGTTGAGTCGCTGATTACGGCAACCAAGGCCGGGTTGAAACTCACTTCTACCGAATTAGAAACACACTACCTGGCCGGTGGTAATGTGCCAAATGTTATCCGGGCGCTGATTTCTGCAGAGAAAGCAAACATCCATCTTGATTTCAAGCAGGCTACGGCTATTGATCTTGCAGGACGTGATGTGTTTGAAGCCGTTCAGATTTCGGTTAACCCCAAGGTGATCACCACACCCAAAGTAGCGGCTGTTGCTGCCGATGGTATCCAGCTCATTGCCATTGCACGGGTCACGGTACGGGCTGCCATTCAGCAACTGGTGGGTGGTGCCGGTGAGGATACCATCCTGGCCCGTGTTGGCGAAGGTATTGTTACCGCTATTGGTTCGGCCAAGTCGCACAAGGAAGTGCTGGAAAATCCCGATAAAATTTCGAAAGTTGTTCTATCAAGGGGGCTTGACGCAGGTACGGCCTTCCAGATTCTCTCGATTGATATTGCCGATGTGGATGTTGGCGCTAACATTGGTGCCAAGCTACAGATCGATCAGGCCTCGGCCGATTTGAAAGTAGCCGAAGCAAAGGCGGAAGAAAGACGCGCCATGGCCGTTGCGCTGGAACAGGAAATGAAAGCAAAAGCGCAGGAAGCGCGCGCCAATGTTATTCAGGCCGAAGCCGAGATTCCGAAAGCCATTGCCGAAGCCTTCATTAAAGGCAACCTGGGTGTGATGGATTACTACCGGATGCAAAACGTGCAGGCCGATACGGGCATGCGGCAATCCATTTCTGATTCAGGGAAGGGGTCAAGCAATGCACCGAAGAAAGATTAA
- a CDS encoding proline--tRNA ligase: MAKDIPTRSEDYSLWYNELVKKADLAEHSDVRGCMVIKPYGYSIWEKMQQALDAMFKETGHVNAYFPLFVPKSFLAREADHVEGFAKECAIVTHYRLKNSEDGKGVVVDPEAKLEEELIVRPTSETIIWNSYKKWIQSYRDLPILINQWANIVRWEMRTRLFLRTAEFLWQEGHTAHATAQEAVHETLQMLDVYAEFAEKFMALPVVKGKKSEGEKFPGAVDTYCIEAMMQDGKALQAGTSHFLGQNFAKAFDVQFATKEGKLEYVWGTSWGVSTRLMGALIMAHSDDDGLVLPPKLAPIQVVIVPIFRNETELAAIREKVNQITQDLRRHNITVKFDDRDTQKPGFKFAEWELKGVPVRLALGPRDLENGTVEVARRDTKEKHVMPVDQVAVNVVLLLDEIQKNIYKRAFAFHKQMTTPVDSFDEFKRVISEKGGFVSAHWDGTKETEAAIKEQTKATIRCIPLDSPEEPGTCVYSGKPSTRRVLFAQAY, translated from the coding sequence ATGGCCAAGGATATTCCAACCCGAAGTGAAGATTACTCGCTGTGGTACAATGAGTTAGTAAAAAAAGCCGATTTAGCGGAGCATTCGGATGTGCGGGGCTGTATGGTGATAAAACCGTACGGTTACAGCATTTGGGAAAAAATGCAACAGGCCCTTGATGCGATGTTCAAGGAAACAGGCCATGTGAATGCTTACTTTCCGCTGTTTGTACCTAAATCGTTTCTGGCGCGGGAAGCGGATCATGTTGAAGGTTTTGCCAAAGAATGCGCCATCGTTACCCATTACCGGCTAAAAAATTCGGAAGACGGAAAAGGCGTTGTTGTTGATCCGGAGGCTAAACTGGAAGAGGAACTGATCGTCAGGCCAACTTCTGAAACCATTATTTGGAACTCCTACAAAAAATGGATTCAATCGTACCGCGATTTACCGATACTCATTAATCAGTGGGCCAATATTGTGCGCTGGGAGATGCGTACACGGTTGTTCCTTCGTACTGCCGAGTTTTTATGGCAGGAAGGTCATACGGCTCATGCTACTGCACAGGAGGCGGTTCATGAAACACTTCAGATGCTTGACGTGTATGCCGAGTTTGCCGAAAAGTTTATGGCGTTGCCGGTGGTAAAGGGCAAGAAATCGGAAGGGGAGAAATTTCCGGGCGCGGTTGATACCTATTGCATCGAAGCGATGATGCAGGATGGTAAAGCATTACAGGCAGGTACTTCGCACTTCCTCGGGCAGAATTTTGCCAAGGCCTTTGATGTACAGTTTGCCACCAAAGAAGGAAAACTGGAATACGTTTGGGGTACTTCATGGGGCGTGAGTACACGTCTGATGGGGGCATTAATTATGGCACACTCCGATGACGATGGACTGGTGCTTCCCCCGAAACTGGCGCCCATCCAGGTGGTAATTGTGCCGATATTCCGGAACGAAACGGAACTGGCGGCTATTCGTGAAAAGGTAAACCAAATTACACAAGACCTGCGCAGGCATAACATTACCGTAAAGTTTGACGACCGCGATACCCAAAAGCCGGGTTTTAAATTTGCCGAGTGGGAACTGAAGGGCGTACCGGTGCGGCTTGCACTTGGTCCACGCGATTTGGAGAACGGAACCGTGGAAGTTGCCCGCAGGGATACCAAAGAAAAACACGTGATGCCGGTTGATCAGGTGGCGGTTAACGTGGTGTTATTGCTCGATGAAATTCAAAAAAACATTTATAAACGGGCATTTGCTTTCCATAAGCAAATGACAACCCCCGTTGATTCGTTTGATGAATTTAAAAGGGTAATCAGTGAGAAGGGCGGGTTTGTGTCGGCTCACTGGGACGGAACCAAAGAAACCGAGGCAGCCATTAAAGAACAAACTAAGGCTACCATACGGTGTATCCCGCTCGATTCACCGGAAGAACCCGGCACTTGTGTATATTCAGGCAAACCATCAACGCGTAGGGTGTTGTTTGCGCAGGCATATTGA
- a CDS encoding shikimate kinase — protein MKIYFIGMPGAGKTTLGRALAEKLKIPFIDLDAEIEQQEGEPIKKVFERKGEPYFRQAEAVALRQLSDQNPSFVMATGGGTPCFYDGIEFMNRNGVSIFLDVPVDMLVSRMNSKEALKRPLLKSANSINETLQHLLHERKKIYQRATYQVTDADLPKLLQLLKSSEGKTNS, from the coding sequence ATGAAAATTTACTTTATCGGGATGCCGGGGGCCGGAAAAACCACGTTGGGCCGGGCGCTGGCCGAGAAGCTAAAAATACCGTTCATTGACCTGGATGCTGAAATTGAACAGCAGGAAGGTGAGCCTATTAAAAAAGTTTTTGAGCGGAAAGGCGAACCCTATTTTCGTCAGGCCGAGGCGGTTGCATTGCGTCAGTTGTCAGATCAAAATCCGTCTTTTGTAATGGCCACCGGTGGAGGAACGCCTTGTTTTTATGATGGAATCGAATTTATGAATCGTAACGGTGTATCAATATTTCTCGATGTGCCCGTTGATATGTTGGTTTCCCGTATGAATAGTAAGGAGGCATTAAAGCGTCCGCTGCTGAAATCGGCCAATTCAATCAACGAAACACTGCAGCATTTGCTTCATGAACGAAAAAAAATTTATCAGCGGGCAACTTATCAGGTTACTGATGCTGATTTGCCGAAACTTCTTCAATTATTGAAATCTTCAGAAGGTAAAACCAACAGTTAG
- a CDS encoding DoxX family protein, producing the protein MIRKFIDQFSRYLVGGLFIFSGLIKLNDPVGTEIKLEEYFEVFAVDFGSFFRVFIPFALEIGLILIVLEVVLGVAVLINYRMKLTTTVLLVLIIFFTFLTGYSAIFNKVTDCGCFGDAIKLTPWQSFYKDLILIVFILHLFWYRKKYDPVFRTREGHVVILAVTAISFFLGIYAIRHLPFIDFRAYKIGNNIPEQMTLPPGAKRDSVVMTFIYKTKGQLVELTMDELNRVDSTYQFVDRKDKVVRQGDRPKITDYAVTDQEGQTVTQQTFQGAKLIIVIYNVNQASVTNIERIRALIQALDAKVDVLALTASPETEFEIFRHEHQLAVPYYFADATVLKTIVRSNPGLTLWVNGTVKGMWHHNDTPDAAQVIRLAQ; encoded by the coding sequence ATGATACGAAAATTCATCGATCAGTTTTCACGATACCTGGTAGGCGGGCTTTTTATTTTTTCGGGCCTGATAAAACTAAATGATCCGGTGGGTACTGAAATTAAACTCGAGGAGTACTTTGAAGTATTTGCTGTTGATTTTGGTTCGTTCTTTCGGGTGTTTATTCCTTTTGCGCTGGAAATCGGACTTATCCTTATTGTGCTTGAAGTGGTGCTGGGCGTGGCTGTGCTGATCAATTACCGCATGAAACTGACCACCACCGTGTTGCTGGTACTGATTATTTTCTTCACGTTCCTTACAGGCTATTCAGCCATCTTCAACAAGGTTACCGATTGCGGCTGCTTTGGCGATGCGATAAAACTTACTCCGTGGCAATCGTTTTACAAGGATTTAATCCTGATTGTTTTTATCCTTCATTTGTTCTGGTACCGTAAGAAGTATGATCCGGTATTTCGCACACGCGAAGGTCATGTGGTTATCCTTGCCGTAACGGCTATAAGCTTCTTTCTGGGCATTTATGCCATCCGCCATTTGCCGTTTATTGATTTCAGGGCATACAAAATCGGAAACAATATTCCTGAACAGATGACATTGCCCCCCGGTGCCAAGCGCGACAGCGTGGTGATGACGTTCATTTATAAAACAAAAGGTCAGCTTGTTGAACTGACAATGGACGAATTGAATCGGGTAGACTCAACCTACCAGTTTGTTGACCGGAAGGATAAGGTGGTTCGGCAAGGCGACCGGCCCAAAATTACCGACTATGCCGTTACCGATCAGGAAGGACAAACGGTAACACAGCAAACTTTTCAGGGTGCAAAACTCATTATCGTTATTTACAATGTAAATCAGGCATCGGTTACGAATATCGAGCGGATTCGTGCACTTATTCAGGCGCTTGACGCGAAGGTGGATGTGCTGGCACTGACTGCCTCGCCCGAAACTGAATTTGAAATTTTCAGGCATGAGCATCAGCTGGCTGTTCCTTATTATTTTGCCGATGCCACCGTACTTAAAACCATTGTTCGCTCCAACCCGGGTTTAACATTATGGGTAAACGGCACGGTAAAAGGCATGTGGCATCATAACGATACACCGGATGCTGCCCAGGTCATCCGCTTAGCGCAATAG
- a CDS encoding DUF1599 domain-containing protein produces MHERTESEYKNVIATCKALFLQKTKDYGTAWRVMRLPSITDQIFIKAQRIRSIQEKGVQKINDPITDEFIGIINYCVIALIQLKLERSTKTELSAAEIEPMYDEVIHETFDLQKNKNHDYGEAWRDMRVSSITDIILMKLHRVKQIENNEGNTLISEGVKANYQDMINYAVFALILLSANG; encoded by the coding sequence ATGCACGAAAGAACTGAATCCGAATATAAAAACGTCATTGCCACCTGCAAAGCCTTGTTCTTACAAAAGACAAAAGATTACGGCACAGCCTGGCGTGTAATGAGGCTGCCATCCATTACCGACCAGATTTTTATCAAAGCGCAGCGCATCCGTAGCATACAGGAAAAGGGCGTGCAAAAAATTAACGACCCGATTACCGATGAATTTATCGGCATAATTAATTATTGTGTTATTGCTCTGATTCAGCTTAAACTGGAGAGAAGTACCAAAACTGAATTAAGTGCTGCGGAAATTGAACCGATGTACGATGAGGTGATACACGAAACGTTCGATTTACAGAAAAACAAAAACCATGATTACGGTGAAGCCTGGCGCGACATGCGGGTTTCTTCCATTACCGATATTATCCTGATGAAGTTGCATCGGGTTAAGCAGATTGAAAACAATGAAGGCAATACCCTGATAAGCGAGGGTGTTAAAGCTAACTATCAGGATATGATCAATTACGCAGTGTTTGCGTTGATTTTGTTATCGGCCAACGGTTAA
- the folP gene encoding dihydropteroate synthase, producing the protein MNSAGQNKVFSTNKTLNVGGRLLTLDTPLVMGILNVTPDSFYDGGRFTEEASILKQVERMISEGATIVDVGGYSSRPGATDVSSDEEAGRVIQALQVIRKEFKDLIISVDTFRSAIARQAVAEGADMINDISGGEPDKAMFETVADLNVPYICMHMKGTPQTMNTLASYENLLTEITTWFSNKLATLSAHGVKDVIIDPGIGFAKTVEHNFELLSRLHLLSMLGKPMLIGLSRKSMIWRTLNTSPEWALNGTTALNMVALLKGASILRVHDVKEAVELITLFSKLNHESA; encoded by the coding sequence ATGAATTCAGCGGGGCAAAATAAGGTATTTTCAACGAACAAAACACTGAACGTGGGCGGGCGGCTGCTTACATTGGATACTCCGCTGGTAATGGGCATACTGAATGTAACGCCCGACAGTTTTTATGATGGCGGAAGGTTTACCGAAGAAGCATCCATCCTTAAACAGGTTGAAAGAATGATCAGCGAAGGTGCAACCATCGTTGATGTAGGCGGTTATTCATCCCGACCGGGCGCAACTGATGTTTCATCTGACGAAGAAGCCGGGCGAGTAATTCAAGCCCTACAAGTCATCCGTAAAGAATTTAAGGACTTGATTATTTCTGTTGACACGTTTCGCTCGGCTATCGCCCGGCAAGCTGTGGCCGAAGGTGCTGATATGATAAACGACATATCAGGGGGAGAACCGGACAAGGCCATGTTCGAAACCGTTGCTGATTTAAATGTTCCCTACATCTGCATGCACATGAAGGGCACGCCCCAAACCATGAACACGTTGGCCTCGTATGAAAACCTCTTAACGGAAATTACGACTTGGTTTTCGAACAAACTGGCAACCTTGAGTGCACATGGTGTGAAAGACGTTATTATTGATCCGGGCATTGGTTTTGCCAAAACGGTTGAGCATAATTTCGAATTACTCTCCAGGCTACACCTGCTCAGCATGTTGGGCAAGCCGATGCTCATTGGGTTATCCCGCAAGTCCATGATTTGGCGTACCCTGAATACCTCACCCGAATGGGCATTGAACGGAACCACTGCGTTGAATATGGTCGCCTTGCTAAAAGGGGCCTCTATCCTGCGCGTACACGATGTAAAAGAAGCAGTCGAACTAATCACATTATTTTCAAAACTCAACCACGAATCTGCTTAA
- a CDS encoding TIGR00159 family protein, translated as MIFLFKIGFLDVTWVDFIDIALVSVLLYQVYKLIRGSIAVNIFLGILALYLIYLIVRAAQMELLATILGQFMGVGVLAMIILFQPEIRKFLLVIGRSTEFRDNIFKNLANWRTDYHDDFDVREVIEAVKTLKGTRTGALIVFSRDTELKFYAETGEPLDAEVTKPLLLSIFNKNSPLHDGAVIIYKGRIKAARCVLPVSENDNLPPHFGMRHRSAIGMSESTDTLVMAISEETGRLILARNGKFLRGLKLRQVEQKILEFLHATEPANWDEVPQDEEVQA; from the coding sequence ATGATTTTCCTTTTCAAGATAGGGTTTCTGGATGTTACGTGGGTTGACTTTATTGACATTGCCCTGGTGAGTGTGCTGCTTTACCAGGTGTACAAACTGATACGCGGCAGCATTGCCGTTAACATCTTTCTGGGCATCCTTGCGCTATACCTTATATACCTGATTGTTCGTGCCGCCCAGATGGAACTACTGGCCACCATTCTGGGCCAGTTTATGGGTGTAGGCGTGCTGGCCATGATCATTTTGTTTCAGCCCGAAATCCGGAAGTTTCTGTTGGTCATCGGCCGAAGCACCGAGTTCCGCGACAACATTTTTAAAAATCTGGCTAATTGGCGTACCGATTACCACGATGATTTTGATGTTCGCGAAGTGATTGAAGCTGTTAAAACCCTTAAAGGTACACGCACCGGAGCGCTGATTGTTTTCTCGCGCGATACCGAACTTAAATTTTATGCCGAAACCGGTGAGCCACTGGATGCCGAGGTTACCAAACCACTCCTGCTTTCTATTTTTAATAAAAACAGTCCGTTACACGATGGAGCTGTAATTATTTACAAAGGACGCATTAAAGCCGCCCGATGCGTTTTACCCGTTAGCGAAAACGATAACCTGCCTCCTCATTTCGGCATGCGCCACCGGTCAGCCATCGGTATGTCGGAAAGTACCGATACGTTGGTAATGGCCATCTCTGAAGAAACGGGCCGGCTGATATTGGCGCGGAACGGAAAATTTCTGCGCGGCCTTAAACTCAGGCAGGTTGAACAAAAAATACTGGAATTCCTGCACGCTACCGAGCCTGCCAACTGGGATGAAGTTCCCCAGGATGAAGAGGTGCAGGCCTGA
- the kbl gene encoding glycine C-acetyltransferase: MYTLKPFLEKELAAIREAGLYKKERIITSPQGADITIQGGKQVINFCANNYLGLSSHPRVIAAAKRTIDTHGFGMSSVRFICGTQDIHKELEQKISQFLGMDDTILYAAAFDANGGVFEPLLGAEDAIVSDELNHASIIDGVRLCKAMRYRYKHNDMADLEKQLKDARAAGAKQIMIVTDGAFSMDGTIAQLDKICDLADTYKALVMTDECHSTGFLGKTGRGVPEYRGVMHRVDIITGTLGKALGGASGGFTSGKKEIIELLRQRSRPYLFSNTLAPSIVGASIEVFNMLNETTALRDKLEQNTKYFRSEMTRAGFDIKPGEHPIVPIMLYDAPLAQQFADKLLEKGIYVIGFFFPVVPKGQARIRVQLSAAHEKHHLDKAIQAFTEVGKELGVLK, translated from the coding sequence ATGTATACCTTAAAACCTTTCCTCGAAAAAGAATTAGCCGCCATCCGCGAAGCCGGCCTCTATAAAAAAGAGCGCATCATTACCTCTCCACAGGGTGCTGACATCACCATCCAGGGCGGCAAGCAGGTCATTAATTTTTGTGCCAACAATTACCTGGGGCTTTCATCGCACCCGCGGGTGATTGCTGCCGCCAAGCGCACCATTGACACGCACGGCTTTGGTATGTCGTCTGTGCGGTTTATCTGCGGAACGCAGGACATTCATAAGGAACTGGAGCAAAAAATTTCGCAATTCCTCGGCATGGATGACACGATATTATATGCAGCAGCTTTCGATGCGAACGGTGGCGTGTTTGAACCCCTGCTGGGTGCCGAGGATGCCATCGTTTCGGATGAACTGAACCACGCCTCCATTATTGACGGGGTGAGGTTGTGCAAAGCCATGCGCTATCGGTATAAGCACAACGATATGGCTGATTTGGAAAAGCAACTGAAAGATGCACGGGCTGCTGGTGCTAAGCAAATTATGATTGTTACTGATGGTGCTTTTTCGATGGATGGAACCATTGCCCAGTTGGATAAAATCTGTGACCTGGCCGATACGTATAAAGCGCTGGTGATGACAGATGAATGCCATTCAACGGGTTTTCTTGGTAAGACCGGGCGCGGTGTACCGGAGTACCGGGGTGTTATGCACCGTGTTGATATTATTACCGGAACCCTCGGCAAAGCATTGGGTGGTGCATCGGGTGGCTTTACCTCGGGTAAAAAAGAAATTATCGAATTACTGCGCCAACGGTCGCGGCCCTATTTATTTTCCAATACGCTGGCGCCCTCCATTGTGGGTGCATCCATTGAAGTATTTAATATGCTGAATGAGACGACTGCGTTGCGCGATAAGCTTGAACAAAATACTAAATACTTTCGCAGTGAAATGACAAGAGCCGGTTTTGACATCAAGCCCGGAGAGCACCCGATTGTTCCTATAATGCTTTATGACGCGCCATTAGCCCAGCAGTTTGCCGACAAACTTCTGGAAAAGGGAATTTACGTTATAGGCTTTTTCTTCCCGGTGGTTCCCAAAGGGCAGGCCCGTATCCGTGTACAGTTATCGGCTGCTCATGAAAAACACCATCTCGATAAAGCCATTCAGGCATTTACGGAGGTTGGTAAAGAACTGGGTGTACTAAAATAA
- a CDS encoding NAD-dependent epimerase/dehydratase family protein, translating into MKTQKILVIGAGGQLGSELVQGLWKLYGKENVFATDIKDPQGILSQGNFEILDVLKQKHLFEFIQKNSITQVYHLAAVLSATGEKNPKFAWHLNMDGLIHVLDAAVEFKLDKVYWPSSIAAFGPTTPKQNTPQDTTMDPTTIYGITKLAGERWCDWYFRNKGVDVRSLRYPGLIGYKTKPGGGTTDYAVDIFFKALTDKKFDCFLKADTYLPMMYMDDAVKATLDLMEAPAEKVKIRSSYNISAMSFSPAEIAAEIKKHIPEFTITYQPDFRQAIADSWPKSIDDSRARQDWNWQHRFGLKEMTKEILEHLPALLAQEA; encoded by the coding sequence ATGAAGACACAAAAAATTCTGGTAATCGGGGCCGGGGGCCAACTCGGGTCGGAGTTGGTTCAGGGCCTTTGGAAGTTATACGGTAAGGAAAATGTTTTCGCCACGGATATAAAGGATCCACAGGGAATTCTATCGCAAGGAAATTTCGAAATACTGGATGTACTTAAACAAAAACACCTTTTCGAGTTCATCCAGAAAAACAGCATAACCCAGGTCTATCACCTTGCCGCAGTGCTTTCGGCTACGGGCGAAAAAAACCCGAAGTTTGCCTGGCACCTGAATATGGACGGACTGATCCATGTGCTGGATGCAGCCGTTGAGTTTAAACTGGACAAGGTGTATTGGCCCAGTTCCATTGCCGCCTTCGGGCCAACAACACCGAAACAAAACACCCCGCAGGACACCACCATGGACCCGACCACCATTTACGGCATAACTAAACTTGCCGGTGAACGGTGGTGCGACTGGTATTTTCGTAACAAAGGCGTGGATGTTCGAAGCCTTAGGTACCCGGGCCTGATCGGCTACAAAACCAAACCCGGTGGCGGCACCACCGATTATGCGGTTGATATTTTCTTTAAAGCCCTCACCGATAAAAAATTTGATTGTTTCCTAAAAGCCGATACCTACCTGCCCATGATGTACATGGACGATGCCGTAAAGGCAACCCTGGATTTAATGGAAGCACCGGCCGAAAAAGTAAAAATCCGATCGAGTTATAATATTTCGGCAATGAGTTTTTCACCGGCTGAAATCGCAGCTGAAATAAAAAAACACATCCCCGAATTCACCATCACTTACCAGCCTGATTTCCGGCAGGCAATCGCTGACAGTTGGCCCAAATCCATTGACGACTCGCGGGCTCGCCAGGACTGGAACTGGCAACACCGGTTTGGATTAAAGGAGATGACAAAAGAAATTCTGGAGCACCTGCCTGCCCTGTTGGCACAAGAGGCATAA
- a CDS encoding T9SS type A sorting domain-containing protein: MRLTDIRLILAIPLLITSAIGPVLSQTCTISGSGTINWVNASPPTCIEGGTAGSASIIVVPVGVTLNFDSNPDTWTGTRIEVLGTLRISAPGQVTINSNIVVKNGGLLSIDSKLNLGSTSGCGYTLIVETGGTVDITGGTPDRLNICGVEIARGGGAGCNPYPAGPLPYCEPGGGFTGPTGFDENGYNPTLPVTLLYFIAESSGNQIVLTWATEKEEGFDKFVIQRAVGNLSFKDLGEIRGAGYDTHSLREYEFTDDHPLLGTNYYRLKAVDLDGSFEYFGPVSVVYQGERILWVTPNPASGERVILHMNFSPADGDRIQFFNQVGALLKDVSASRVNGEIQFEQPLIPGVYLIRYNAATFTQVVRFVVAR, translated from the coding sequence ATGCGATTAACGGACATCCGCCTCATTTTAGCTATCCCCTTGCTAATCACTTCCGCTATTGGTCCGGTTCTTTCCCAAACCTGTACCATCAGCGGCTCGGGTACTATTAACTGGGTCAATGCATCGCCCCCGACTTGCATAGAAGGCGGTACGGCCGGCAGTGCTTCTATTATTGTGGTTCCGGTTGGCGTTACATTAAATTTCGACAGTAACCCCGATACCTGGACGGGTACACGCATTGAAGTGTTAGGAACGCTACGTATTTCCGCCCCCGGGCAGGTAACCATTAACAGCAATATTGTAGTTAAAAATGGTGGTTTACTTAGTATTGACAGTAAGCTTAATTTGGGCTCCACATCCGGTTGCGGATATACATTAATAGTTGAAACAGGGGGCACCGTTGATATTACCGGTGGAACACCCGACCGACTAAATATTTGTGGCGTAGAGATTGCACGGGGCGGAGGCGCTGGCTGTAATCCGTATCCTGCTGGTCCGTTACCTTATTGTGAACCCGGTGGAGGGTTTACTGGGCCAACCGGTTTTGATGAAAATGGGTATAACCCCACGCTGCCGGTAACCTTGCTTTATTTTATTGCAGAGTCAAGTGGCAATCAAATTGTCCTGACGTGGGCTACCGAAAAAGAGGAGGGCTTCGACAAGTTTGTTATTCAGCGCGCGGTTGGAAATTTATCGTTTAAAGATTTAGGTGAAATACGGGGTGCCGGATATGATACTCACTCGCTTAGAGAGTATGAATTTACCGATGATCACCCGCTGCTGGGTACAAACTACTACCGCCTAAAAGCTGTTGACCTTGACGGTTCGTTCGAATACTTCGGCCCGGTATCCGTGGTATATCAGGGTGAAAGAATACTTTGGGTAACTCCGAATCCCGCTTCGGGTGAGCGGGTTATACTTCATATGAACTTTTCTCCGGCCGATGGCGACCGAATTCAGTTTTTTAACCAGGTGGGCGCCCTACTTAAGGACGTTTCGGCCAGCCGGGTAAACGGTGAAATTCAGTTCGAGCAACCCCTGATCCCTGGTGTTTACCTGATAAGGTATAACGCAGCAACGTTTACGCAGGTGGTGCGGTTTGTTGTAGCCAGGTAA